The following is a genomic window from Sphaerodactylus townsendi isolate TG3544 linkage group LG16, MPM_Stown_v2.3, whole genome shotgun sequence.
TTTTTgtttggtgaattggatttgtttcccagctcctgcatTTCCCAGTTATTTCCCTGGAATTGTTCATGAATGCCCaacatggtgcttgtatacaGTAAATATCATTGAGTTCATAGCAGGGGCCTTATGTGCTATCTAGTCCAGTTCCTTGCCCATTCTAAAAATCCAAAGCATAGTCCTCCCGACAAACGGCTTTCCACCCTCTGCTTGAAGACCTGGTACAAGGAAGAGCTTGCCCACCACCCTAGATAATTCAACTTGTCAGCAATTCTTCTTTCAGGTACACCTGCTTGGGTTTGCAGCATTTCTACACACCCATGCTAATTTGACTAGAAAATCAAGGGCTGGGTGATAATTATGTGACTCTTCAGGGTTGGTAATTGAATGTGTGAACAGATTTCATTGCAAATCACCAAGTTTAAAGTGATACAAGGCAATAGGAAGGTTCTGTGCTTGATCTGTGATGACTCATTCACACATGCATTTTCATCACTTGGTAGCTGCAAGACTGAGGAATGGCGGGTCGCGTGTGTCAGTGAAGCCTCACAGATCAAGCACAGAAATTCGTTGCTTTATGTTATACCTGGCATAATGCTCTTTAGTGGTGAGcaaaggtgggataaaaactgAAGGGGTTTGGCGTCAACCTGAATACTAAATGCTTACTATGTGAACTCACAATAAGATTCTTCCTTTTTTAGCCGAGCCAATTGTGCGAGCTGAGCTCCTTAACATGCCAGAAGCATCTGTATTCATTTACTGCCAAGTTGGAAACAGAACATAGTAAGTAACACAGTGTGTTAGAGTCGGCACTCACATTTTTTTGTAACAAACCCAAGGACATTGTGTTGGTTTGAGCTATACTTGGGTTATGGAAATGCAGTTAAGGCCTGCTCCATTccttccaggggaaaaaaatctttgggaCGCAAAGCAATTATTTGACCTCACAGTACGTTAACTCTTATAAAGCATGTGTGAACAGTGCCTCTGCAGTCCACAGGCCAAAGATCTGCTCAAGTGCAGTTACTTTCTGCAACCAACAAGTGACTGTGCTGTAAAATCACCTTGCTGCTGCTCATACTGTTGTGTTTCTTGTGACTTTGATCTCTGCTGGATGGCTGCTTTTATCTGCTGGACTTCCATCCCTTTGAAGCATTAGTTTGACATCTCGCTGATTTAGCATGAAtcctcacattttaaaaaacgcATACAGGCTCCGAGTTATAGCCAAGGGCTACTTCACAGGCGCCAGACTGCGGGTGCACATTTCAACATCTTAGGTGTACACCTGAAGTGTGATTACAACGATTCTGCAGACATATCTGCATGTTGGGAAGCTGGGATTGGCTGCAACTACTTCTTGGGTGAATCCTCAGACTACTTCCTTTTGCATATGTGCATTTCCCCTCCCTGGGTTGGAATGCTTGTCCATGCACTTTTGCCtaacttattttaattttatgtatcTATCAcattatcctgccctttctccagggGACTTAGGGAAGACCATCACTCTCCCCTCCCACATTccacctcacaacaaccctgtaaaagaAGCTAGGCTGAGTGTATGGGACTGTCCCAGTTAGTTTCATGGGTTCAGTAAGGATTCAAACTgaagtcttccagatcctagtctgacattttaacaaCTACAACATGTGAAATGAATGGCAggcttaaaaaaaatgttcccatcTCAAAACTAAAAATATGATTGCCCTGTTGGATGAGATCAGATGTGGACCATTTAAGCCAAATACTTCTTTCTCCCAGTGGCCAATCAACTACTCTTGGTTGAGCTACCAAGTAGGACTTAGTGGTGGATGCCATCCTGCGCTGGGTATATGGGACAGTGTACTCCCTATCACAGTAATAGGTTTTCATTTCCTAGTTATCACACTTAATGGTTGCAGACATAGCCTTCGTACGTTAATTATCCTTTCTAAATGCACTTAGATTGATCCGAGAAAATTTCTCCACAGCTGGAAAGATCCAAACAACGAATTCAGAAAGAAGCTTAAACTCACTGGTGTGCCTACATTGCTTAAATACGGAACTGTAAGTATTTTTTAGTGTACAGCTGAATTCTGGCTTGAGACGCACATTATCTGGCCGAGGTGCCTTATCTTCTGAAGTGTTGCTCTTTCTGCAAAACTCTGCTATGAATGTACAGCCTTCTTCTGTGCATGTCACTTGGAAGTCTATAGGACCAAGTTAGTTTATAGTGTTTCATATACTTGGGTGTCAGCCCCTCTCAAGCATTGTCCCTTATTTCTGAGTAAAATGCATAGGCTCATGCTAGAAGTCTCTTGCTTTCTGGTACTTGTAGCTAGTGAAAATTTACTAATTTATTGTGGCACCCTTGGGAATTTTCTGTGACACAAAAGAAAACCTGTGGCATACCTCACATTTGGCCTTTGCTCTTCTGTACTCAGTGACCTTTGCACCAGTTGGGGAAATATTTGTAATTTACAACCTTTGAACAGTGAGCTACTTTCTCCCATGAGGCATGCAGAGCAAACTTGTCAATATGAAATTCAAGCCGCATCACTATTAAAATGCCTGTTAGTAACAATCAGCATATTTTGTAGGGGGTTATTAACTTCTGTACCAATTTTAATTCCTGTTTCAGCCTCAGAAGTTGGTGGAAGACGAATGCTTTAAATCCGACCTTGTGCGTATGCTGTTCACAGAAGACTGAATCTGTTTTGCATTCATCAAGATGCTACCATCCGTTAAGCTGCTCAAAGTATCTCATAAAGAATCATGCTCCCATTTTTGCAGTATCTGGAATACATTTGTATTAAGTAACGCTCAAATGCAGGTAGGGCATAATGGTGTACAAGTATCTTGTGATCTGGAAATGGGttaatttaaataaatgcttGGATTCCTTTAAACAGCtgaatattatatacatattacattccagaaaaaaaatagtaCTTTCTGCAGTTAGTGTGTAAAAGTCATATGCCTTCTTGTTCTAGCAAAGCAAGCATCTAGTAGGCCAGCATGTAAAAGTTAAaggcagaggactctaatctggagaactgggttcgattccccactccttcacttgaagcctgctgggtgaccttagaccagtcacagttctctcagaactgtctgaGCCCACGCAGAGGTagggcaatggcaaagcacttttgagcttcccttgaaaaccatatggggttgccaaaggttagctgtgacttgatggcagataCAAGTATTTAGTGCTAAATTAACCCCAAACCCTTCCCAGTACCAACAGAATTTTCTCCCCAACAAATTGCAGGGATGCTGGCGCTCTGCCTTTTGATACTTCAAGCCCAGTTACAAATACTGAATCACTTTGTAGTAATCACAAAAGCAAAGGAATTTTAAATCGTGTAGAGAAATGCTGAATAGAACTTTCTAGGACTGAATCAGATTAAATGTCTGTGAATTATTATTCAGCATCATCCATATACATGGTCCATTATAGACCTTATTAAGCTGCTCTTAAGCTTCCGCTGGAAGACATTTAAACGCAGACAGGAAACCGGGATACATAACGTTCTGACCATTAAGAGCAAGGTTGAAGGTAAACAGTGAAGAAACAGGGGGCTTAAGGTGGCTTCATCATTATATAAAATAAGATATCTGTCACTTTgctcttcaaaaaaaaccccagaaacttGAGAAAggctttaatttatttaaatcatcAGCCACGTCATGAAAAAACCAACCACTGGTAAGTTGCTTATCTCTGGCTGCTTGGGTGTTCACTCAACATTAGCACATCTGCTTTCCTTTCACATTTATATTGCATCAAGCAGGGGCCCTCCCTGCAAAGAAACTGGTTTAGGCAGAAAATTATTCAAGCTGCCAAAATGGCACcaggaaacagcatttctgaCTAAGTTAGTTCACAAACTGAAGTTCTGTAAGGGGGAAAGCATGGGAAAGAGACTGCACATAGTTTCTTCTTGACTATCCCATGACCATTTTCCCCCTGTGAATCTGACAGATCAACAAGAGACATTTCTGAAGCCAGGACGTTCAATCCAGCTGGATCTCAGAACTGTTTTGAGTACAATATCAGTGTGCGTTACAGGAAGATGTACCCCAAAGTAGACCTCTTTATTTTCCTATGGATTTAATAATGCAAAgccagtaagttttcccagttgtGATCTACCACCACTAACAAAATAAGCATATTGAAAAAACCTGTAAAAGCCGTCTCTGCTTCAAAAAATCACATTCCTTCTCCACCCCCTTCTGCTGTACCATTCTGCTATACCATTTTAAATAGCTACGGTCTAAGCACCTTTTGTAACTGCACCTTATATACATAGATCGAAGCCAGCAGTCCAGACTCTATTAAGCTGACGAGCTCCTGTCGGCTGCCTTTCCCTGATGTAGCAGGaagtggaagggaaaccaccTGTCCATGGAAAAGAATCCAGCCTGCTTTTGTAACCAGCCAAGGGGCTCATTTGATGGAGGCACtattctgttgctgctgctggtccGCCAGGGCCTGCTGAAGGCGCATCCGCTTGCGGGAATAGTGCTGCCAgtggagaatctgctgctcatcaATGAACTTGGCACACTGGGCATTCACCAGTTCTTTCCGGAAGTGTTCGTACTGGAGCAGCTCCAGCATGTGTAAACATTGAGGGTACCTTATGGACAAAAACAGTTGACACATGAGTCTTATAGGGAATATTTTAGCACCCCTATTACCACCACCTTGCAAGACTATTATCTGATTTTAATTCATGGATTTACTGAATATGCAAAAAGATccacacaacccaaaaaacccacaacaaccagttgaatccagctgtgaaagcctttgacaatataccaatgtaaatatttatttcaagacGAActgaacataaaaaaaccctttaactgATTTTCCCCTACCCTGCATCTAGGCCAGAATCCACAGATGGTATTAGTCTTATGTATAAACACGAgaaaggctgctgctgcttttcgtGTTGTTGCGTCTGTTAaagtgggagggggtcacatacATGTACACTGCACACTGCTATGCAACTTGGCAGACAGGCAAAATGGAAAATCGCAGGCTAAAATCTTTAGTCTAAAAGCAGATAAACAGAGAGCTATTACCAGCCGAAAGGGACCATACTGAGCTATACTGAATGAGCACCTGATTTCAcacaaggcagattcatgtgttcacatgttCAGGCATTACCCCACATAAAAAACAAGCACACACAATCCGGCCACTTGGAAAACTACCACTTGTGAGCAAGCAAAATTAGAATCTCTAATATTAACCAACACAGTTTTAGAAGCGCTGTCTCCTAGCTTTCCCTAAATGCAGAGATCAATTCTGGACCATTTAACATTGTGTGAGATACATAAATCACTCTTACTTTAAGTATTTGGCATATTCTGGTTCCTTCCAGTACAGCAGGTACTTTATATAGTTCACAAATGCTTTGTCTTTGAAGTATCCTCTCTGGGCAAGAACTGAAATACACAAAGCAAATTATTTTAGA
Proteins encoded in this region:
- the TXNDC17 gene encoding thioredoxin domain-containing protein 17; this translates as MSCNEVSVRGYAEFEQTCLEQQRRGRTVFAYFSGDKDPASGASWCPDCVKAEPIVRAELLNMPEASVFIYCQVGNRTYWKDPNNEFRKKLKLTGVPTLLKYGTPQKLVEDECFKSDLVRMLFTED
- the MED31 gene encoding mediator of RNA polymerase II transcription subunit 31; this translates as MAGVGAMETDDAGNRVRFQLELEFVQCLANPNYLNFLAQRGYFKDKAFVNYIKYLLYWKEPEYAKYLKYPQCLHMLELLQYEHFRKELVNAQCAKFIDEQQILHWQHYSRKRMRLQQALADQQQQQNSASIK